The following is a genomic window from Deinococcus aerolatus.
ATCAGTTGCTGGCCGCCCACCTGCTGCTTCCAGGCCAGGTTGTGGCTGTTGTGGACCGAGGCCAGCACGTTCACGCCCAGGGCGCGGGCCAGGCGGGCGTGGATCAGCTCGTGGTTGGCCAGGGCGTAGCGTCCGGCCAGGTTCATGGCCTGCCAGTACGCCTGGCCTTCCTCGGCGTCCAGCGACAGCCAGGCCAGCTTCTTGGCCGCCGGATCGAGGTTGGGGTGCAGGCGCTCGGCCAGGCCCGTGAAGTGTCCGGCCACCTGCGCCCCGAAACCGCGCGAGCCGCTGTGGGACAGCAGGGCCAGGTACGTCCCGGCCTCCAGTCCCAGGTCCGCAGAGGAAAGCGTCAGCGTGCCGAACTCCGCGAAGTGGTTGCCGCTGCCGGAGCTGCCGATCTGCGCCGCCGCCTTGTCCCGCAGGTGACCCAGCAGGGGCTGGCTGTCCCAGGTGGCCTCGTGCAGCACGGCGTGGTCCTCGCGCTCGCGTTTTTCAAAGGCCACGCCCGCGCCGAAGCGGGTATGCCTGAGCAGCAGCCTTCTGGCCTCTTCCACCTTCAGGGCGTCCGGCCGCACCGGAAAGACGCTCAGGCGCATGCTGCAGCCGATGTCCACGCCCACGCCGTAGGGAATCACGGCGTTGTCCGTGGCCAGCACCCCCCCGATGGGCAGGCCGTAGCCCACGTGGGCATCGGGCATCAGCGCCCCGGCGCGGGTGACCGGCAGCCGCATCGCCACGTCCATCTGCGCGCGTGCGCCCGGCTCGATCAGGTCCGCCCCCCACACGCCGTAGGGCAGCGGCGCAGGCCGGAGGGCCACACCCTGCCTGCTGTCATTCAGCGCGTTCTGCGCGCCCAGTTCCGCCGCCAGTTCTGCGTAAACGCCGCCCGCCAGATACGCGGCGGGGTTTTTCTGAACTGCGCGCAGTTCGTCCAGAATTTCGCCGCGCTCCACTCCCGCGCCCTCGCGCGCAGTGGCCGCCGCCAGGGC
Proteins encoded in this region:
- a CDS encoding RtcB family protein, whose translation is MNGKHITKLGFERKAIGLALAAATAREGAGVERGEILDELRAVQKNPAAYLAGGVYAELAAELGAQNALNDSRQGVALRPAPLPYGVWGADLIEPGARAQMDVAMRLPVTRAGALMPDAHVGYGLPIGGVLATDNAVIPYGVGVDIGCSMRLSVFPVRPDALKVEEARRLLLRHTRFGAGVAFEKREREDHAVLHEATWDSQPLLGHLRDKAAAQIGSSGSGNHFAEFGTLTLSSADLGLEAGTYLALLSHSGSRGFGAQVAGHFTGLAERLHPNLDPAAKKLAWLSLDAEEGQAYWQAMNLAGRYALANHELIHARLARALGVNVLASVHNSHNLAWKQQVGGQQLIVHRKGATPAARGQLGLIPGSMADPGFVVRGRGHADALASASHGAGRQLGRKAAANTLVKKEVTAYLKQRGVTLIGGGIDEAPQAYKRIGDVLERQNDLVDVVAQFMPRVVRMDSGSQDI